The Coffea arabica cultivar ET-39 chromosome 8e, Coffea Arabica ET-39 HiFi, whole genome shotgun sequence genome window below encodes:
- the LOC113704116 gene encoding ABC transporter G family member 14-like, with protein MPLNSVAPKPENPSIQLMGGLPISSESCDNPYLAYPIQARTQSFLQMTLNPITLKFEEIVYKIRIETKGMCCGQTLSSKEKIILNGLTGMVCPGEILAMLGPSGSGKTTLLTALGGRLTSKLSGKITYNTQPISGHIRRQTGFVAQDDVLYPHLTVFETLLFTALLRLPKTLTKEEKVQHVEQVIAELGLSRCRNSMIGGPLFRGISGGEKKRVSIGQEMLINPSLLLLDEPTSGLDSTTAMRILTTIKRLASAGRTVVTTIHQPSSRLYHMFDKLVLLSEGSPIYYGPASTALEYFSSIGFSTTLTVNPADFLLDLANGIGPDAKHAIELGESAEKEQKLVREALISAYDKNIATRLKAELCSLDINNYAYAKDSSTKRDAKSEQWCTSWFYQFNVLLLRGLRERRYETFNRLRIFQVISVAILGGLLWWHTPMSHIEDQIAMLFFFSVFWGFYPIYNAVFTFPQERRMLIKERSSGMYHLSSYFLAKTVGDLPLELALPTAFTFIIYWMGGLKPEPATFILSLLIVLYSVLVSQSLGLAFGAILMDVKQATTLASVTTLVFLIAGGYYIQQIPAFIVWLKYLSYSYYCFKLLLGVQYNGNDYYECSKGVYCRVADFPYVKSVGLNHLWIDVSIMALMMVGYRFIAYLALRRVR; from the exons ATGCCACTTAATTCTGTAGCaccaaaaccagaaaatcccaGCATTCAACTGATGGGAGGCCTGCCAATATCATCAGAGTCCTGTGACAATCCTTATCTGGCTTACCCTATACAGGCCAGAACACAGTCCTTTCTGCAAATGACCTTAAACCCCATAACTCTAAAG TTTGAAGAGATTGTCTACAAGATCAGAATTGAAACGAAAGGAATGTGTTGTGGCCAAACATTGAGCAGCAAAGAGAAGATAATACTGAACGGGCTAACAGGTATGGTTTGTCCAGGGGAGATACTGGCCATGTTAGGTCCATCAGGCAGTGGAAAAACAACCCTCCTAACAGCCCTTGGGGGCCGCCTCACCAGCAAGTTATCAGGAAAGATCACATACAACACCCAGCCTATATCAGGTCATATCAGACGTCAAACCGGGTTCGTTGCCCAGGATGATGTCCTGTATCCCCATCTAACTGTGTTTGAAACTCTCCTGTTCACTGCACTACTGAGGCTGCCAAAAACCCTTACCAAGGAAGAGAAAGTCCAGCATGTGGAGCAAGTTATTGCAGAATTGGGATTGAGCAGGTGCCGCAACAGCATGATAGGAGGACCTCTATTTCGAGGAATATCAGGTGGAGAGAAAAAGAGGGTCAGCATTGGCCAAGAAATGCTAATCAATCCAAGCCTACTGCTGCTAGATGAGCCCACCTCGGGGTTGGACTCGACCACAGCCATGCGCATTTTGACCACGATCAAGCGTCTTGCTAGTGCTGGTCGGACGGTGGTAACCACAATCCATCAGCCTTCCAGCCGGCTCTATCATATGTTTGATAAGCTGGTCTTGTTGTCGGAGGGCAGCCCAATCTACTATGGTCCTGCATCAACTGCCCTGGAATACTTCTCTTCAATTGGCTTTTCCACAACACTCACCGTCAATCCTGCAGATTTCTTGCTTGACCTTGCGAATg GAATTGGGCCTGACGCCAAGCATGCAATTGAGCTAGGTGAAAGTGCTGAGAAGGAACAAAAATTAGTGAGAGAAGCTCTGATATCCGCTTATGACAAAAACATTGCTACAAGGTTGAAAGCTGAGCTATGCAGTTTAGACATCAATAATTATGCTTACGCAAAGGATTCTTCCACTA AACGTGATGCAAAGTCAGAGCAATGGTGCACGAGCTGGTTTTATCAGTTCAACGTGCTGCTACTGCGGGGGCTTAGGGAGCGGAGGTATGAAACCTTCAACAGACTAAGAATTTTCCAAGTCATCAGTGTTGCAATACTTGGCGGACTTCTCTGGTGGCATACCCCAATGTCCCACATTGAAGATCAA ATTGCTATGTTATTCTTCTTCTCTGTTTTCTGGGGCTTTTACCCAATCTACAATGCTGTTTTCACTTTTCCCCAAGAAAGAAGGATGCTTATCAAGGAAAGATCATCTGGAATGTACCATCTGTCCTCCTACTTTCTAGCTAAAACAGTGGGCGATCTTCCACTAGAGCTTGCTCTGCCAACTGCCTTTACCTTCATAATTTATTGGATGGGTGGGCTCAAACCAGAACCAGCCACCTTCATCCTTTCCCTTCTCATTGTTCTGTACAGTGTCCTTGTTTCGCAAAGTCTAGGATTGGCCTTTGGTGCAATACTTATGGACGTAAAGCAAGCTACTACCTTAGCATCAGTAACAACGCTAGTTTTCCTCATTGCTGGTGGTTACTATATTCAACAAATCCCTGCTTTCATAGTCTGGTTAAAGTACTTGAGTTACAGCTACTACTGTTTCAAGCTGCTTCTTGGAGTGCAATACAATGGGAATGATTATTATGAGTGCTCCAAGGGAGTATATTGCCGGGTTGCAGATTTCCCTTATGTCAAATCAGTAGGTCTAAACCATTTGTGGATTGACGTGTCCATCATGGCACTCATGATGGTGGGCTATCGGTTCATTGCTTATCTAGCATTGCGCAGGGTCAGATGA